A genomic window from Vagococcus sp. CY52-2 includes:
- the trmB gene encoding tRNA (guanosine(46)-N7)-methyltransferase TrmB, translating to MRLRNKPGAMETIKDNPQYILTDGSLWKGKWQERFAKEQPIHIEVGSGKGQFIVEMAKAHPDINYVSIELQTNAMISVLEKQLVEQLPNLQLLLVNGADLTDFFEEGEVSQIYLNFSDPWPKKKHAKRRLTYKTFLKTYETISKSGAQLHFKTDNQGLFEYSLASLSQYGMVLNQVWLDLHGSDYEGNIMTEYEEKFSSKGQPIYRLEATFKEK from the coding sequence ATGCGATTAAGAAACAAACCAGGTGCAATGGAGACAATTAAAGACAATCCACAATATATTTTAACTGATGGTAGCTTGTGGAAAGGTAAATGGCAAGAACGTTTTGCAAAAGAACAACCCATCCACATAGAAGTGGGGAGTGGAAAAGGGCAATTTATTGTCGAAATGGCAAAAGCTCATCCTGATATTAACTATGTTAGTATTGAACTGCAAACAAATGCTATGATTTCAGTATTAGAAAAACAATTAGTTGAGCAGTTACCTAATTTGCAATTATTATTAGTCAATGGAGCAGATTTAACTGATTTTTTTGAAGAAGGTGAAGTGTCTCAAATTTATTTGAATTTCTCTGATCCATGGCCAAAGAAGAAGCATGCTAAAAGACGGCTAACGTATAAAACATTTTTAAAAACCTATGAAACTATCTCAAAGTCAGGTGCACAACTTCACTTTAAAACGGATAATCAAGGTTTATTTGAATATTCATTAGCTAGTTTGTCTCAATATGGTATGGTTTTAAATCAAGTGTGGCTTGACTTGCATGGTAGCGATTATGAAGGCAATATTATGACAGAGTATGAAGAAAAATTTTCTTCGAAGGGACAACCAATTTATCGATTAGAAGCAACTTTTAAAGAGAAATAG
- the dhaS gene encoding dihydroxyacetone kinase transcriptional activator DhaS: MASTGSLITKKVIAYSLKDLLKTTPYQKISIKDIMSHAEYRRQTFYDHFTDKEDLIIWIYQQELTEIVEHFINYDHWTVIIKRLVDYFEKNKLFYQKTLLESYVFDAQLSTQLQQFILYLITHQKKETIKQIKLEETADFYAFAVTGVIKNWLFYDCQTPKEQLTSSIITQLSFLIREK, from the coding sequence ATGGCGTCAACTGGTTCTTTAATCACAAAAAAAGTCATCGCCTATTCGTTAAAAGATTTATTAAAGACAACTCCCTATCAAAAAATATCCATCAAAGATATTATGTCTCATGCTGAATATCGTAGACAAACCTTTTATGATCATTTTACAGACAAAGAAGATCTGATTATTTGGATTTATCAACAAGAACTCACTGAAATTGTGGAGCATTTTATCAACTATGATCACTGGACAGTGATTATTAAACGATTGGTTGATTATTTCGAAAAAAATAAATTATTTTACCAAAAGACGCTACTAGAATCCTATGTTTTTGATGCTCAGTTATCGACTCAACTACAACAATTTATTTTATACCTAATCACCCATCAAAAAAAAGAAACGATAAAACAAATCAAACTTGAAGAAACGGCTGATTTTTATGCATTTGCTGTGACAGGCGTCATTAAAAATTGGTTGTTTTATGATTGCCAAACACCAAAAGAACAACTTACCTCATCTATTATTACTCAACTATCTTTTCTCATCAGAGAAAAATAA